One window of Methanosarcinales archaeon genomic DNA carries:
- a CDS encoding DUF166 domain-containing protein has translation MLTSVLYTGEFGKKVVSNLVNPSMFCVSCGDLCDKCRSLRQSFADRIVEVHELPSDLPDFIEEPEDFIPLMGACDLILAIGIHPDLLTGLPKLATSTGAKAVIVPVDEPGWAPLGLQKQIQDKLESMGVESEFPKPFCSLKKTGKPVIDEFVDMGFGKPELVIELSEDGRMINHVVVLRDAPCGCTWFVAKKLKWTDTADYKEMVSETHHAYPCTASMERDTQLGDTILHKAGYIIREAVEKGMGNKDI, from the coding sequence ATGCTGACCAGTGTTCTCTATACTGGCGAGTTCGGCAAAAAGGTGGTGAGCAACCTGGTAAATCCCAGCATGTTCTGTGTGTCCTGCGGTGACCTGTGCGATAAGTGCCGAAGCTTGAGACAATCCTTTGCAGATAGGATTGTTGAGGTTCATGAACTGCCATCCGATCTGCCTGATTTTATCGAAGAACCGGAAGATTTCATACCACTTATGGGAGCCTGTGACCTTATTCTGGCCATCGGCATCCATCCGGATTTGCTAACTGGTTTACCCAAACTTGCGACTTCCACTGGTGCAAAAGCAGTGATCGTACCTGTTGATGAGCCAGGATGGGCGCCGCTTGGATTACAGAAACAAATTCAGGATAAACTGGAATCCATGGGTGTGGAAAGTGAGTTCCCTAAACCTTTTTGCTCATTGAAAAAGACCGGCAAACCGGTTATCGATGAGTTCGTGGATATGGGGTTCGGAAAGCCAGAACTTGTGATCGAGTTAAGCGAAGACGGCAGGATGATAAACCATGTGGTGGTACTGCGGGATGCGCCCTGCGGATGCACCTGGTTCGTGGCCAAGAAGCTGAAATGGACCGATACTGCAGATTATAAGGAGATGGTATCTGAGACCCACCATGCCTATCCCTGCACAGCCAGCATGGAACGGGATACACAATTGGGGGATACTATACTGCATAAAGCGGGGTATATTATCCGTGAGGCAGTGGAGAAGGGGATGGGAAATAAAGACATCTAA
- a CDS encoding desulfoferrodoxin FeS4 iron-binding domain-containing protein, which yields MAVMENGEKYMCNICGNEVTVTKVGGGTLVCCGEDMELLK from the coding sequence ATGGCTGTAATGGAAAATGGTGAAAAATATATGTGTAATATCTGTGGAAATGAAGTCACAGTGACAAAAGTTGGGGGAGGAACTTTAGTGTGTTGCGGTGAAGATATGGAGTTGCTGAAGTAA